The following proteins are encoded in a genomic region of Haloarcula marina:
- a CDS encoding HAD family hydrolase, whose amino-acid sequence MTRDYDFWLFDLDGTLIDVEPSYPVTVMSRVGDRLGHGFSEEEAATLWYGEGDARADLLAARDIDPEAFWTVFHEEERPTDRAKAAFLYEDAERFLADRTEPMGLVTHCQDYLTGPVLEQLDIADWFETVVCCDDDIGWKPDPAPVHRAMDEMGVGHNGHAGVLVGDNPSDIGAAWNAGLDGVHVERRPGPTDRCVRGDHRVTSFTDLV is encoded by the coding sequence ATGACCCGAGACTACGACTTCTGGCTGTTCGACCTCGACGGCACGCTCATCGACGTAGAGCCGTCGTATCCGGTGACAGTCATGTCTCGGGTCGGCGACAGACTCGGCCACGGCTTCAGCGAGGAGGAGGCGGCGACGCTGTGGTACGGCGAGGGCGACGCCCGCGCCGACCTGCTGGCGGCGCGGGACATCGACCCCGAAGCGTTCTGGACGGTGTTCCACGAGGAGGAGCGCCCGACTGACCGAGCGAAGGCGGCGTTCCTCTACGAGGACGCAGAGCGGTTCCTCGCCGACCGCACCGAGCCGATGGGCCTCGTGACCCACTGTCAGGACTACCTCACCGGCCCGGTCCTCGAACAGTTGGACATCGCCGACTGGTTCGAGACGGTGGTCTGCTGCGACGACGACATCGGGTGGAAACCGGACCCCGCGCCCGTCCACCGCGCGATGGACGAGATGGGCGTCGGTCACAACGGCCACGCCGGGGTGCTGGTCGGGGACAATCCCAGCGACATCGGCGCGGCGTGGAACGCTGGCTTAGACGGCGTCCACGTCGAGCGCCGGCCGGGCCCGACCGACCGGTGTGTCCGCGGCGACCACCGCGTCACGTCGTTCACGGACCTCGTCTGA
- a CDS encoding Ig-like domain-containing protein, with product MTPKPHPPSTGRPRRPTPWLRRFATVGRSLRRDDRGVSEVLGAILMFGLLVSLLVLVQVNAVPAQNQQVEFEHSQRVQQDMLALDGALLRAGTENVPASTQIELAARYPSRFFLVNPGVGAGSIETLAPGTVTVSNARAPSASAYWDGTDRTFDTRVLRYRPNYNEYRNAPTTVYEHNALTNAFQSGATVPVDSGSFIEGDQVMLLLVDGQLSTASTRAVGVETTPLSSPARPLTVTNDTASGITLTLPTTLSAGDWEAILADERVANGGHVSGIAVSDGTPYNTLTVTLEPGRYRFRMARVGVGSDVDDTVLGPHYVTPVEEGASESIRADESARVSVRIRDRYNNPAAGRVTFTATGGEFRLSNGTRVASLTKPSNGTGTVSAVFSPDSGFEGTAVVTAQRDFDESGTVEARERTTFSVPVTDGTDEDTDEDVSGLNPWFSESIRLESVQNAGPNRVSVVLYNNGSVDRKMNRVRLLFYSANSGQPADWGKLNGDDADQFFRFGNWEPVDQSVVVRSKQPETITLEFDDAGNKDFFGLAVEYNGTSANYFVQIP from the coding sequence ATGACGCCGAAACCACATCCCCCGTCGACCGGTCGTCCTCGTCGCCCGACGCCGTGGCTCCGCCGATTCGCCACGGTCGGGCGGTCGCTCCGCCGCGACGACCGCGGGGTCTCGGAAGTCCTCGGCGCGATTCTCATGTTCGGCCTGCTGGTCTCCTTGCTCGTCTTGGTGCAGGTCAACGCCGTGCCCGCCCAGAACCAACAGGTGGAGTTCGAACACAGCCAGCGCGTCCAGCAGGACATGCTGGCGCTCGACGGGGCGCTCTTGCGGGCCGGGACGGAGAACGTCCCGGCGTCGACCCAAATCGAGTTGGCGGCCCGATACCCCTCGCGGTTCTTCCTCGTGAACCCCGGCGTCGGCGCGGGGTCCATCGAGACGCTGGCACCGGGGACAGTGACGGTGTCGAACGCCCGCGCGCCGTCGGCGTCGGCCTACTGGGACGGGACCGACCGGACGTTCGACACGCGAGTCCTCCGCTACCGGCCGAACTACAACGAGTACCGGAACGCGCCGACGACGGTGTACGAACACAATGCGCTCACCAACGCGTTCCAGAGCGGCGCGACGGTTCCGGTCGACTCGGGCAGTTTCATCGAGGGCGACCAGGTGATGCTGTTGCTCGTGGACGGCCAGTTGTCGACGGCGAGCACGCGGGCCGTCGGCGTCGAGACGACGCCGCTGTCCAGCCCCGCCCGCCCGCTGACGGTGACGAACGACACGGCGAGCGGTATCACGCTCACGCTGCCGACGACGCTCTCTGCGGGCGACTGGGAGGCGATTCTCGCGGACGAACGGGTCGCGAACGGCGGCCACGTCTCGGGCATCGCGGTCAGTGACGGGACGCCGTACAACACGCTCACGGTGACGCTCGAACCGGGTCGCTACCGCTTCCGGATGGCCCGCGTGGGGGTCGGCAGCGACGTGGACGACACGGTCCTCGGACCGCACTACGTGACGCCGGTCGAGGAGGGCGCGAGCGAGAGCATCCGCGCCGACGAGTCCGCGCGGGTGAGCGTCCGGATACGCGACCGCTACAACAACCCTGCCGCGGGGCGGGTGACGTTCACGGCCACGGGCGGCGAGTTCCGCCTGTCGAACGGGACCCGCGTCGCGTCGCTCACGAAACCGAGCAACGGCACCGGGACTGTCTCGGCGGTGTTCTCACCCGACAGCGGGTTCGAGGGGACGGCCGTGGTCACCGCACAGCGGGATTTCGACGAGAGCGGGACCGTCGAGGCCCGAGAGCGAACGACGTTTTCCGTCCCGGTCACCGACGGCACTGATGAGGACACCGACGAGGACGTCTCGGGACTCAATCCGTGGTTCAGCGAGAGCATCCGCCTCGAATCCGTCCAGAACGCGGGACCGAACCGCGTCTCGGTAGTCCTCTACAACAACGGGTCGGTCGACCGGAAGATGAACCGCGTCCGACTGCTGTTTTACTCCGCTAACAGCGGTCAACCGGCGGATTGGGGCAAACTGAACGGCGACGACGCCGACCAGTTCTTCCGCTTCGGCAACTGGGAACCGGTCGACCAGAGCGTGGTCGTGCGGTCGAAACAGCCCGAGACGATAACGCTCGAATTCGACGACGCCGGGAACAAGGACTTCTTCGGCCTCGCCGTGGAGTACAATGGCACGTCGGCGAACTACTTCGTCCAGATTCCGTGA